CAGCTCAGGGCTCGTCGTTGcctgtctctcccttcaccttcCACTCTTCCACAAGCAGCAGACCAGGCAATTAGCTACAAGCAAAGGCCCACAGCACAGGTTGGAAGAGTGCTTCCAGTTGTGCCTCACCTGCTGAAGTTTCACAGCTGATGTCCTTTCTCACCCTGTGCACGGCTACCTCGAGGGTGGCCTGGCCAGGGCCACAAGTTGTGTGGGGCTGGAGCAGGGGAGGGAAGAGGTGTTACAATCCTATTGCCAGTGGCTTCCGTTTCCCTCAGAAGCTGTCTGTTGTGAGACCCTAGGCTCTACTCTTGATGTAGTTTTCTTTCACTTTCCAAGTGAACGCACTGCGCCCAGGGCTGTCCTTCCTGTGGTGCCAGGGAGAACCTGGGAGATGTTTTGCTAGAACTAGACACAGCCTTAATATCCGTGTATTTATTCTCAGAACATACAAACCCATCTTCtcagagaatagaaaacagaaatttcACGCAGTGACAGAGATGAACATAGCCAGTTCACCCTGACCTcccttttactaaaaaaaaaaaaaaaaaattccttgggtGAGGGATGCCTAGAGTGAGTGGCACCCCTTGGCACAGGGGTTGTACACAGCTCTAAAAGCTCTTGAGAATCCAAATGTGAAAACAGCTGTCAAAGTGACAACAGAGGTCCAAGGTCCATAACTCTCACGGTGCCATATCCCCTGGGTCATTTCAGGCAATGGTGTTACTGCAGCTTATGCAGTCAAGTCTATGCCAAAGGTGCTCCCATCCAGGCTGCCAGGATCCTGTTCAGTCTGGGGGCAATGCCAACTGGCTGTACCCACACCCTGATAAGAGTAAACAGCCCACTGCAATCCCAAAGAACCACAGAATGGCATAGCTGGCTCAAAACCTGGCCATTTGCTCTACCTCCCTCCTATAGCAGCTCCTCTCTTTTTGAAGCTCAGGCCTTCAGACCTGGAGGTCTGGGCCAGGGCATCTGATTTGTTTTGTAAGCTCCCACAACCCAAGACTGAGGACCTGGAGAGAGGGATGTAAGGGTCCTGAAGAACCAGCATTAGGCAGCTTCAGAGCATGCCCTTAAATCCAGGTGAAGAGCGATGTGTCAGGCAAAGATGGTCTCTTCCCGGCGCTTCTTGGTGAGGATGGTGCCTGGCTTGTGCTGGGCATCTGGGTGGTTGGCTAGCTCTGGAGGACAGGAGGACACAGGGCTCTCCAGGATGGCTTGCTTCAACTCATAGAACACAGCAGAGTCCTCTTTGGTGAGGAAGGTAATGGCTACACCACTCTTGCCTGCTCGTCCTGTACGGCCAATCCGGTGGATATAATCTGGGGATTGGGAGGAATGTCAGGACGTTAGGCCAGAGCCCTGGTGCGCGGTGTCTGAAGCCTGTTTCCAAATGTATCATCTTCCTACCCCATCTCCAAGGGCAGTAAATGCAATTCATGAAGACAAACCTGAAGTTCCTACAGTACGCTTTATCACTATTGATTTTTGGTCATCCTACAACACTAAGAGTTGCCTAGCTCCAAGCTTCTCCACACCCCTGAGGACTGAAGTGTTATCCCAGGTGCTTGGACAACAAATCCAAGTAAGACAAAGGGCAGGAGCTCTTCCCATTAGGATGAGCTTTGAGAGATGGCAGTAGTGGCCTCCTCAGTGAAGCACCCCAACTttgagaaagaagagattagGAGTCTCCCCCTATCCTGGactgaagctgctttcccctgCACTTACCTTCAATATTTTTGGCCATATCATAGTTGACAACCATAGACACATCTTGGATGTCAATACCACGACCAGCCACATCTGTAGCCACCAAAATATCCTTGGCCCCAGCCTTGAGGTTGGACAGTGCAAACTCTCGCTGCTCCTGGCCTTTTCCACCATGCAGTGTACAAGCATTGTACTGTTGGAAGAATAGAGAAGGAGCAATGCATCACTGCAAGACACAGATGCTAAGACGGTGCAGggacagagaagagagggagggttGGAGACAGAAGAATAAGTGCAACTGAAAGGAGGAGAGAACAGACAAGCTGAAAAAGGGGACAGGAGAGTACAGGGTGTGGTGTGGCAGGGATACAGAGGGTAAGGTCAAAAGCAAAGCAACTGAGGCCAGATGTGGAGTCAGACAGATGTTAAGTAGTCCAAGAGACAATTAGGTGAGAGAATAGGGCAGAAAGAAGGGATCAAGAAGATGTAAGTTAAAGAGTTGAGTGGAGAAGACATACCCCTCAAATACCAGTATCGAGAGTAGGGGATCCTTACGATAAAGTACATAGGAGGcgcagttacagatacttcttagacataaccaaaacacctcatggaattggaTTCCTGGATTTGgaggattaggaccatagtctcatgggacatctcaatcaattggcataatatagctcaTAAAGTTatgctctacatcctagtttggtgagtagtgtctgggaccTTAAAAGATTGtgcatggccatctaagatacaactattggcctctACTCATTCAGagcaaaagacaaggaaggaaacaaaaaactcaaGGAAGAAACCAGTCTGCAGGACAGTCTACACAtatcatggcctcatctaccctgaaaccaggaaacctagatggtgcctggctaccactgctgaccattctgaccagggacacaacggacagccctggatagaatgggagaaaaatgtggaacagaatctcaaattcctaaaaaacaaaaacctgacctATTGGACTGGttaagactggaggactccccaagacttcTGCCCTGAGATATTCATCAAActctgaactgaaactaacccctgaggttaccttttagataaataacagattgactcaaTTAATGAATATTatcgtaagtactgtgctcctttaaaaaatcacctatattgAGACAgtaaacaattactttaaaacaaagatgagaatgtaagcaggcaggaaaactagattaatggaaaaggaacaaccaggaaggaaatgaagatgttcacacattgtgaagaacataaccaatgtcactgaacaacttgtgcagaaattgttgaatgggaacctaaactactgtataaaccttcacccaaaacacaataaattattataaaaaaaaaaaaaaaaagaataaaggatcTTGATTATCAACATCTCCCTCCGGACCACATCATCCCCCACCAAACACGTAAACACAAACAGCTTTGACCTACTCTATTCCAGGTCCTCAGATCCTTCCAGAATATGTACCTCAAAATCTTCCTCTGGCCCCACCCTACTTGGATAAAGACCCATGGCAGCTTTGGTTGGCATAGCTGGAATGTCAATCAACCCAGTTCTCCTTATCACCACCAAACTGCCTTTTGCCTCTGGCCCTGACTTGTTGAATACTGGAGAAGTTAACGAATGGGTGAAAATTGAAAGCTGGCACCTAAGGAGACCCTCTAGTTTGAGAAAGCTCCACAGAGACCAGACTTTGCTCTCCCCTGCCAGACATACCCCcatcttctccagggatttggcCAACACATCACAGCCCTTCTTCTGGTTGACAAAAATGATGATGGGTGGATCAAAGCCTTGCTCCAAGATAGCCAGCAGCTTTTTCctgagaagagaaagaggaggaaaacaAGATACATAATTATCTCCACCCCAAGTGAAATGCCCAACCCTAATTCCAGGGTCTTCAATGCCCATGGCATTCCAAACATGAGAATAGATGCTCTTCAACAGACCAGTGCAATCACCCACCAGCCACAACTCTCACTGAAAAAAAGTCCTCAAAGCCCTTTACCCTCCCTGTTTCTGCCTGGCTTAGCGCCCTTGTACCTCTTTTCTGACTCTGACATGAGGAAGACCTTCTGTTCCACTCGTTCATGGGGCTTGCCTGCAGAGCCAATATATACCACAGCAGGTCGCCGAAGATAGCTCCGGGCCAGACGCTCCACTGCTGGGGGCATGGTGGCCGTGAACATGACTGTCTATGAAAATAGGAGACTCAGCCCTGGGCCCAGACAGACACAATCACATATCCCACATCACCACAGGCAGCCCAGCCCAGCTAAAGAATctaaaatgagccctggtggtaagcTTTGATAGCCACTACTTTAGGAAACAAAGGTCCTTTGCCTTCCCATCTCTGTCCTCTGTCCACTGTTCAAGGCTTTTTATATCTTATGATGATGGGAAGGGCTGGGAGCATTTGCTAGTACCTACGGTCTGGTACTATGACACCCTGAAATCGTTTTTCCAGGGTGAAGCTAAATGGCACCACCCATAGGACTGTCAGAGGTCTGCATTTAGGCATGCCTCACCATTCTGGAAACATGTACTGTGGGCCTGCCCAGGGCAAGGAACCTAAAGCAGATTTGGGAACTTGCCCAACCTTTCCTAACCGTGGGAACCAGCCTTACTTGGCGGTATTTATGTTTCCCTGATTCAAAGTTGGCCAACATCTTCTCAGGGTCTTCAGCCTCATCCGTGTCTGGCTTCTGGTTACTGACAGGCATGTGCTCCAGGATCTTCTGGACATCTGGCTCAAAGCCCATGTCAATCATCCTATCTGCCTCATCCAGAACCACATAGGTACAGCGGCTCAGCACCAGGTAGCGGTTCTCCAGCACATCAATCAGACGTCCCGGGGTAGCAATCACAATCTGAAAGGTACAGTGTAATCGTATGTGGCCCCAGCAGGTACCTCTTTCTTCTGCCTCCTGTGAGCTACCCACCTACTTTTGCAACAGATCTCCAATGCTAAGGAACTGGCCCCCAACCTCTAGTTATGTTTGGCAGTGAAAGTTCCTGAGAATTGGCATGAAATGACTACTTGCAACTTTGAATTTTTCAGGAATGAACAGGGTCTTCTGAGTTAGGTCTGGGGTTAGACAAGAGGAGGCAAAATCAGAACATACTTTCCTAGATGGGAAAAGACTAAGAGATACTGTGGAGAGACTAGTATAAAGGAATTACATTGAGAAGTTTGCAGAAGACACTCAATTCCTATAGGAGACTTCTTATAAAAAGCTGTTTTCCTATTCTTCCACCCCATCCTGAGATGAAGGCAACACACAAAGTCAATAAGATGATCTAGCAGAGTGACACAGGCTTTggatttgaatctcagctctgcccaTTACTAGCTGTGGGTGACTTTGGACGTTATTAACCTGAACCTcagcttcatctttaaaatggagatcTCACATGGTTGCTGTTGAGAATTAATGAGCAAATATACATATACGATGTGCCTAGTACAATTCCTGGTGCATAAGTTCTCAGTaattgttgtcgtgtgccatcgagttgattccaacccctaCTGACcctatgcaacagagtagaactggtccatagggttttcttgactgtaatctttatgggagcaggtcgccaggtctttctcttgcgaagccgctggtgggttcaaaccgctgaccttttggttagcaactgagcacttaacctctgtgccaccagggctccttctcaataAATAGCGGCTCACGTGCgtgaacacacatgcacacacacacatatatatatatacataaaccaagCTTCTTCTTAATTTCACTGAACATATACGGAAGAACCTAGAAACAGAACCCCAAAGTAGACAGTTGCCAAACAGTGGGCTAGCTGCCGGCTGAGTGAACGAACCTCACAACCCATGCGCAGCCTGAAGCCCTGGTCTTCTCTGGAGATGCCGCCAATGACAGCCACAGTGCGGATGCCCAGCGGCTTCCCAAATTTGATGGTCTCTTCCTCAATCTGCTGGGCCAACTCACGAGTAGGTGCCAGAATGATGGCATAAGGGCCTTGGTCTGATTCTTCGATCCTGTGGTAAATGGGGCACCCCACAGTGTCCTCAATCTTGTCATCCAACCACAAACAGGAGCAAGACAAAGTCATTCTTACAGGCAGCTATGGAAATGGAGGGAGGCGGGTAGGATACACTGATCTCATACAGAAACCAGAGATTCCAGGATAACAAAGTTCTCCAAGGAGTGATTCTTGCCAGCAATAAAACCATATGCTTCTTTGATATCATGATTCAATTATTCCCCAATGTCCATCCCAGACTAAAGAAGGGTGTTTTTGAttatagatttaaaaagaaaaccaaacactcaTTTGCTACATTCACCTTCCATACCCAGCCAAAACCATTTCACCTGGAGCCAGTTGACCCCACCTGTCAATCTTGGGGAGAGTGGTGATCCAGACCAGCAATGGTATAAGGAAGGCTGCTGTTTTGCCACTGCCAGTCTCAGCTACACCAATGATGTCACGATTCTGTAGCCCAATGGGAATTGCCTGACGCTGGATAGGCGTTGGTTCCTGTAGTGACCCAGAGGCAGAAAAGGGTACAGGCAGAATTATACCACCTGGTCTACTCTGACAGAACGCGCACATATGCTTAACACAATGTTAAGGAATGGGGATTTGAGAAGCAATACAATCACTAAAGACCAGAACTTCCACCAGAAAGTGATACAGACAAGGTCATCTTGGTGCCCACAGGCAGAGAAGACACCAAACAATCAAGGAACAAAGTTCTCAATCTCTAAAAAGTTTAAATCCCCTAGAATGTAGGAAAATTCAGGTCTTCTGAGCCATTCTGTGCCCCCTTACCTTGTAGCCACACTTGTCAATAACCTCCAAGATGTGTGGAGGTAGAGAGGAGTCTTTCCAGGATCGGATAGGATTGGGGATCTTGCCACCTTTGGTGGTGATGCTGTAGTCCTCACGGAAGATCCGCCAGTCCCTGTCTGTCATCTCGTCTAGCTTCTTCTGGGACCAATGCCGATCATCCCAACGCTGCTTGGCTTCCTTCTTACGAAGTTTGCGGAGTCTTGCCCTGAAGCAGGACAAGAGAAATCAGTGTCTTCCAACTCCTTTCTGTAGAGGCTTGAACTCTGCCCAGCCACTCCCAGCCCTGATCACTCACTCCTCCTGCTCCTTTTCTTCCAGTGTTCGCCTCTTCTCCATTAGGTCTCCGTAGAAACGTGACTGCTCTCGTTTCTGCTGCTTTAGGTCAATGCCTGCAATGAAGCCTCGCCCCAACAACTGCACCTGGTGCCGTTCTTTGTACCTGCAATtgagacagagggaaaaaaaggagaaggagcTGTTACAGCAGTAAAAGGAAAGGGTAGACCACCAATGTGCAACAGTGCCCCTCTATGGCCAGGATCGTTCCTTATCCAGCAAGCTGACTACTAGTTTACCACTTTTCCCACCCCGGCTTACTTCCAGTTCCCTCTAGAAACTGCCTAGGGTAAAAGACGTAGAGCTCAGGCCCAAGGCCACTCACAGAGGGTTGTAGTCAATGGATGTGTCTTCAGATGCATCCCACTCAAAGACAAACTTGCGATCATTGAGATGCCTCGTTCGGCGCCGCTTCTTGATGCCACCCAGGTAACGTTCCTGCCAGGGAGACAGCACAAAGCTCATAAAGCTCGAGGCCCAAATCGCACATTTTGGAGAATGCAAAGATCAGAATGGCCAAATAATCAGACCTCAATTTTTGTGGGGGAGGGTGAAGACAGAGCAAAGGTATGTACCTTAATGGCATGCAGTTCCTTGCTCTTATCCTTCTCTTCCCGGATCTTCTGCCGCCCTTCCTCATCCTCATTTCCATTGGTCTCCCGCTCCATCCTCTCCCTTCGCTCCCGACGTTCTCGTTCCTGAGGGTCTTCTGCAGACCAAAGAAAGCAAAGTTGCAGAAGAAGTCAGTGGAAGTAAAAAGGACAGAGAGTGTAGGGAACCCACACAATGTTcaccaaatgaagaaaaaaggagTAATTTATGATATGAGAAAAATGGAGATCTAAGAGAAAGTTATTTTTCTCATGAACTTCCCCCATTCTCCCCTCTACCAAAATCCAGAGCAAACAGGTTTCTCCCGGTCCTGAGTGCCCATAATCCCATCCCACCATCTCCTGCCCAATCTAGGAGTTACACAGGGTAGAAAACGAACCCAACATCTTCCTGCCCAAGTCTTGGAActgtttcctcttcttcctctcctcttcaagCATTTTCTGCCGCTCTTCCACCTCCAGCTGCCGCCGCTTTAGAGCTTCAGCCTCTCGTTCTGCTTTGGAGAGGAACCTGGGCTACAAAACAGATTGGGACTCTTAACAAAGGATCTGGGAGCAGAGTACAGTCATATCACTGATGGGGAAATGGCAGAGAGCCCTAAAATATTTGCTCAGGCATTAAACCTGTTGAGAAAAACACAAATAGGCCTAGGACCCCAAGCCTGTACCTTAGCCTCAGCTTCTTCCTCAGCCTTTTTCTTGGCCAGAAGTTCCTCCAGGGATAATGGCTGGGCCTGAAGATAAAACACAGGACTTCTGTCCATAAAGGCTCTCATCCTCTGAAGATGAAGAGGAAGATAAGAaaatctttcctttcctttaccTTGGGCTTCTTATCACCATGTTCATCCTCTTCATCCTTCCTAGAGTCTCTGTCCTTCCGAGATTTAAAATCTTTTCCTCGGCCAGGAGACAAGCTTTAAGGAAAAGGAACAGGAAAGGTCCATACTGCTATCTTACCTGCAGCCTCTGGATAAAATTCAGGctgaggccaaaaaaaaaaaaaaaaaggacggaaGTTTACCCATGACTCAACAAGACTGGCCCGTGGTCATCCATCATGTTCTGAAGCTCCCTTAGCAGGCATGGCTACTCTGTTGCTCTGAAACCTGATTGATCATGGCCCTGCTTTGGCCACATCCTACCTGAATCTCCTTTTCTGAGACTAATCTCTTCTGGGAAATGTGTCTTCACTACTGACATCAAAAATATCTCCTCCAAATAGCAGTTgcacattggaaaaaaaaaaaattctgcttaaCTTTATAACATACAGTGAATTTAGCCTACAGAGCCACCCACCCACACTGCTCCCAGATACGGCGACATATTCCCCTGCCTCATCTTTCCTTCCTACCAGTCCCAGCAACTCTTTCCCATGCCTGCAAGAAATTTCAAACAACCCCACTGTGTTTCTGTTATGAGCATTCTGTCCTTTGCCCTGAATTCTAACTTACACGCTCTGGGCCTAATAAGAACTGTGCATAGAAACTTTCCAGAGAAAAGAGATCAAGACACTGGGGCATTATGCTATCCTTataaatatatgttatatatcCTGGGTAGGACACTGATCTGATGGAGATAAAGGAATGTTCTGTACACTGGTAATCTTTTCAAACTAATTTCTAAACTCTAAGGACAGGCTGACCCTCAAAGGGTTATACTAACTGATAATGCTTTCAAAAGAAGACAGCTCTGCAATACTACCAATGAGATCTGCTAAGGGAAACTGATTTCTCTATGAACCTGAGCCAGATCAGATGTGAACAAGAAGAGATGGCAGTGTTCCCCTGAAGCCCGTTCTCAGTCCTTAGGTACCTGGATCGTTTACGGTCCTTGTCCCTTCTGTGCCCATCCTTGTCCCGATCTCGGTCTTTCTTGTTCCGATCTCGCTCCTTATCACGTTCTCGTTCTTTGTGCCGTCGTTCTCTAACAGACAGAAAATTTAAGAAATCACTTAACAATCCTCCTTCACTGCAGACCTAAGGTTTCCATGATCTTTTCTCCTCAAAGTAAGTGTTTTTCAATCTGGGGAATGTGTTTTCTGGTGAAGTTACAAGGGAATTCTAAGGTCTTATAGTTCAGAGTTGTACTGCTAAGTATTAATGGTAATGACAGACCATGGACTATGTGAGCTGGTGACCTACCTTCCTTGATTCTCTGGGCCTCCATCTTACAAGTTCCCTGTAATCTTTAAAAGCTGCTGGGTCACTGAGGGAAACTGAAAACACTTGCAGGTCTAAGTAGGCTAGGAATAGGGAAATGTGCAAAAGACGAATGTCCTAATACTGGAGGCATGAAGGGAACCAAGAAAGAGACATCTGAAATGTACTGTCTGTCCCATGTAACAGACGTAAAAAGTTATTTACCTTTCTGTAGACTTGGAACGTGAACGGGAGCGAGAACGGCTGCCCCCTCGACGTCTATCCCTTGAACGATGCCGCTTCCTATCCTTAGATGGCGAAGACTTCCGGTCCCGGTCTCTTTCTCGCTCTCTGTCAGGAGTCCGAGATCGCTTCCTTTCCTCCTTGGAAGGTGATGCATCACGGTCCTTCTTGTCAGCCAGTTCTCCTGCCATCTGTTGTGGGTAAGAGGAGTACTCGTTATATACTTAGTACTGTCCTAAACAGCTGATTTATAATTCACTTAATCTGAAAAAACTCTATGAGAAAGATACATTAGTATGGCCActttactgaagaaaaaaactgaagctcaggtATATAAAGCAATCTGCCTAAGGACACACAGGCAGTAGGTGGCAGATGGCAGAGCCAGGCAGTATAGCTCCAGAAGCTCGCTCTTATTCACTACACTATGCTGTCTCTCTTCTCTAATTCCTTTTTGTATATGTTCATTTCTAAATTTGTACAATGAATATGCCATATTTTTTGTAATTAAGACTCCAAAAGAGTATTAAAAAGTGttagggaataaacagtgtactAACTCTAAAAGCAGCTTGTATTGCTTATCTTAGGATTCAGTCTGCCAGCCCACCAGGATCAGTCACCATATCTTAGTAAGTCTAAGGGAAATAAATTCTCTTGAGCTCataaagaaaactcaaaagaggagaaaaaaaataactttgagATTTGGAATTGCCATAAGCACCCAAAAGAACTAGGCTCATGAAATATCTGAATTTAATTGGAGAAACAAGGTCACTTTTACTCAGATTAAAAGAAATGTACccataactaaaacaaaacaaagccagctgctgtcaagtcagttctgactcacagctcccTTTGGAGTCCCAGAAATCCTGACTGCCATTCTGTGCTCAGACTTCGACAGCCTGGATGATCTACATCCACATTACCCAGTTTCATGAAAGGTTTGAGCAGGAATTTGTTCTGTTTCCCTTCAGCCACAGTCAACTGTCCCTACTTCAGCCAGGAACTAAAATGATATCAAGTCTGAATCTACCTCTACCCCATCATCAACATCATCCCTACAGCTTGCAATAtattttttagaaattattttattccTCATCTACTAATTTATCatttggtggctcaaacccacccagtgccaccacagaagaaaggcttgacaatctgcttccgtaagattacagccaagaaaactctatggagcagttctactttgtaacacgtggggttgccatgagtcggcatcaacttgatggcaaccggttattTTATCCACAAGTGGTTCACCTGGAATATCAGTTCCCTAAGCTTTAGCtaggagccctgggtggcacagatgattAAGTActcgactaccagccaaaaggttgacagttcaaacccatacagaggcaccttagaagacaggtctggagatctaattctgaaaggtcacagccactgaaaaccctatgcagcagttctgctctgcacacttggggtcaccatgagtcggaattgactcaaatgcAACTAACGACAAAAGCTTTAGCTTACCGTTCCCTTTCCCATACCATTCCTTCCCATATATCCTTAAGAAGGGGGGAAGTACAAtggtgagaaaagaaaaatgaaatgaacaagTAGCACTTTcaaaaggtggagacaacccACTTTAATCTGACAATTGCCTgagtaatgaatgaatgaatgttccaTATCAGTACAGCACACTTAATACATGGGAATTATATTTGTCTCTCCAACACACAGCCCTAAGGAAACGGTTCAGAGAAAAAGCTATCTTCTCTATAAAGCATCCTGGACATCATTTATTCTTtcagcaaatattcattgagtaccTGGTATGTGCCAGAAACTGTTCTAGGTGTTGGAGCTacaacagtaaacaaacaaaaaaatctctgaTCTCATAACACATTCTAGTGTGGGAGACAATAAACAATTACACAGAAAGATAAGAGAATTTCAAATAGTACTGGGTGctaaggaagaaaataacagaGGGTGACATCACGGAGAGGAAGAATTTTTAGATGACATTTTCGCTGGAACTTGAATGATGGGCAAGAAAGCGCTATGCAAAGATCAGGGAAAAGAACTTATTAGGTAGGAGGGACAGCGAGTACTAAAGGCACTTGTTTGGCATGTCTGCCAATTAAAAACAGACTTATGTGGCTGAATGGCAGTGACCTGGGGGAAGACTGACTCAAGGTGAGGTCTGTGAGGTAGGCAAGAGTTGGGTTATGGAAATATGCTATATACCAGACTAAGGAATCTGGATTTTAATCTATCTGTAACAGGAATTTCAGAAGGGTTTTAAACAGGAAGTGATGTAatctaaatttatattttaaaagaattactTTGGTGACTTGCAAGAAAATATACTAGAGAGGCAAGGGGGAAAAAGACCACTAAGAACACTATTATAGTACTCTAGGCATGAGATGTTGTAGGAAAATGGCAATGGAGATAGGAAGAAGTAGATGGGAAG
The DNA window shown above is from Elephas maximus indicus isolate mEleMax1 chromosome 4, mEleMax1 primary haplotype, whole genome shotgun sequence and carries:
- the DDX23 gene encoding probable ATP-dependent RNA helicase DDX23; translation: MAGELADKKDRDASPSKEERKRSRTPDRERERDRDRKSSPSKDRKRHRSRDRRRGGSRSRSRSRSKSTERERRHKERERDKERDRNKKDRDRDKDGHRRDKDRKRSSLSPGRGKDFKSRKDRDSRKDEEDEHGDKKPKAQPLSLEELLAKKKAEEEAEAKPRFLSKAEREAEALKRRQLEVEERQKMLEEERKKRKQFQDLGRKMLEDPQERERRERRERMERETNGNEDEEGRQKIREEKDKSKELHAIKERYLGGIKKRRRTRHLNDRKFVFEWDASEDTSIDYNPLYKERHQVQLLGRGFIAGIDLKQQKREQSRFYGDLMEKRRTLEEKEQEEARLRKLRKKEAKQRWDDRHWSQKKLDEMTDRDWRIFREDYSITTKGGKIPNPIRSWKDSSLPPHILEVIDKCGYKEPTPIQRQAIPIGLQNRDIIGVAETGSGKTAAFLIPLLVWITTLPKIDRIEESDQGPYAIILAPTRELAQQIEEETIKFGKPLGIRTVAVIGGISREDQGFRLRMGCEIVIATPGRLIDVLENRYLVLSRCTYVVLDEADRMIDMGFEPDVQKILEHMPVSNQKPDTDEAEDPEKMLANFESGKHKYRQTVMFTATMPPAVERLARSYLRRPAVVYIGSAGKPHERVEQKVFLMSESEKRKKLLAILEQGFDPPIIIFVNQKKGCDVLAKSLEKMGYNACTLHGGKGQEQREFALSNLKAGAKDILVATDVAGRGIDIQDVSMVVNYDMAKNIEDYIHRIGRTGRAGKSGVAITFLTKEDSAVFYELKQAILESPVSSCPPELANHPDAQHKPGTILTKKRREETIFA